In Syngnathus scovelli strain Florida chromosome 11, RoL_Ssco_1.2, whole genome shotgun sequence, one DNA window encodes the following:
- the spcs1 gene encoding signal peptidase complex subunit 1 has translation MLSIFDSIPTHMDYKGQKLAEQIFQGIILVCAVIGFVYGLIVQQFGWTVLIVLTGFAVSCILTLPPWPMYRRHPLPWQPVIPESSGEPSQKSQETQKKKKHK, from the exons ATGCTGTCGATATTTGACTCAATTCCCACACATATG GATTATAAAGGCCAGAAACTGGCCGAACAGATTTTCCAAGGGATAATCCTCGTCTGTGCG GTCATTGGATTTGTGTATGGGCTTATCGTTCAACAATTTGGATGGACTGTACTCATAGTCCTGACTGGATTTGCTGTCTCATGCATT ctgacCCTACCTCCATGGCCAATGTACAGAAGGCATCCCCTACCTTGGCAGCCTGTTATACCAGAGAGCAGTGGGGAGCCCAGCCAAAAGTCTCAGGAgactcaaaagaaaaagaagcataAATAA
- the nek4 gene encoding serine/threonine-protein kinase Nek4: MDNYIFIRVVGKGSYGEVDLVKHRIDRKQYVIKKLNLTTSSKRERRAAEQEAQLLSQLRHPNIVTYRESWEGTDLQLYIVMGFCEGGDLYHRLKQQKGELLPERQVVEWFVQIAMALQYLHERNILHRDLKTQNIFLTKTNIIKVGDLGIARVLENQNDMASTLIGTPYYMSPELFSNKLYNHKSDVWALGCCVYEMSTLKHAFNAKDMNSLVYRIVEGRLPQMPSKYDPQLGELIKRMLCKRPDDRPDVKLILRQPYIKRQIAMFLEATKEKTSKSRKKVAGGSSDIRSNDVAITAQPQTKPERLTPSPQPEPIPRLKQKDKSQLPPNHNGPIDCNPLPPRQPSPDALKSSITSMATISKIQVDMYPQEDADALQRPLETPRLAAAHHQLEKKEPSPPPPHAKPPLKPPSAAGKRGADEGKVSNGFRPFQDTYSVFDKKMAANDEKEDTMELLREANMQEPKLEVEQGSELEKRSTHRIPSEKMEMNIECKSDSVKPVNGAGTQQDNLESTEKLLQPFPPTIEPPEQDFPLQINKQNVSSAPVLTAKEPAVSLEMSGRDTRHTDGDQQKAKPRRPLPPRPSLEPRRSTQSNKSENEILKSCGDGLFNLPKERPLSARERRRLRQSQDPASQSGAVRSSYDVTTSKAQHYNIPVSNSVPDFTTQSNKLQKDEDEYASSTSSTEHAGEDGRERRAESKDMQDLVHMMTQTLRMDGGNDVDKHECGSTLLPEFKLNRKYRDTLVLHGKARQEAENLSLGEIPIGSKSGPAKIRRAIELLRTNVVKGLGVKLLDKVLETMEEEDDDKRELCLRQQMGDDKYHAYAVMVRQLKFFEEVAFEV, from the exons ATGGATAATTATATTTTTATCAGGGTGGTTGGGAAAGGGAGCTACGGGGAGGTGGACCTGGTGAAGCACAGAATAGACCGAAAACAG TATGTCATAAAGAAGCTGAATTTAACCACCTCCTCAAAACGGGAACGTCGTGCTGCAGAGCAGGAGGCTCAGCTTCTGTCCCAGCTGAGACATCCCAACATCGTAACATACAGGGAATCCTGGGAAGGAACAGACCTCCAGCTTTACATAGTGATGGGCTTCTGTGAAGGAGGCGACCTCTACCACAGACTCAAACAGCAAAAGGGAGAGCTGCTCCCAGAGCGCCAGGTCGTGGAGTGGTTTGTCCAGATTGCCATGGCACTCCAG TACCTTCATGAAAGGAACATCCTTCACCGAGATCTTAAAACACAGAATATCTTTCTGACAAAAACCAACATAATCAAAGTTGGGGACCTTGGCATTGCAAGAGTATTGGAGAACCAGAATGATATGGCTAGCACACTTATCGGGACCCCTTACTACATGAGTCCAGAGCTCTTTTCTAATAAACTCTATAATCACAAG tcagaTGTGTGGGCCCTGGGTTGCTGTGTATATGAAATGTCAACACTAAAACACGCCTTCAATGCCAAGGATATGAACTCGTTGGTCTACCGCATTGTGGAAGGAAGG CTACCGCAGATGCCAAGTAAATACGACCCTCAGCTAGGAGAGTTGATCAAGCGCATGTTGTGTAAAAGGCCAGACGACAGACCAGATGTCAAACTCATCCTTCGGCAACCTTACATCAAGCGACAAATTGCTATGTTCCTGGAGGCCACCAAGGA AAAAACGTCTAAGTCCAGAAAAAAAGTTGCTGGTGGCAGCAGTGACATCAGAAGCAACGATGTAGCTATTACGGCGCAGCCTCAGACAAAACCTGAGCGACTTACTCCAAGTCCTCAGCCGGAACCCATTCCCAGGTTGAAACAG AAAGACAAATCACAACTGCCCCCAAATCACAATGGTCCTATAGACTGCAACCCACTTCCGCCCAGGCAACCTTCACCCGATGCTCTCAAAAGCAGCATTACATCCATGGCAACCatcagcaaaatccaagttgacaTGTATCCACAGGAGGATGCAGATGCCTTACAGAGGCCATTAGAGACACCTCGATTAGCTGCGGCACACCACCAGCTTGAGAAGAAGGAGCCCTCTCCCCCTCCTCCACATGCTAAGCCCCCACTAAAGCCTCCGTCAGCAGCTGGCAAAAGGGGAGCGGATGAGGGAAAAGTATCGAATGGGTTTCGCCCATTTCAGGACACCTATTCTGTCTTTGATAAAAAGATGGCAGCTAATGATGAAAAGGAGGACACAATGGAGCTCCTTCGAGAAGCTAACATGCAGGAACCAAAACTTGAAGTGGAGCAAGGAAGTGAGCTTGAGAAGAGATCTACTCACAGAATCCCCTCGGAAAAAATGGAGATGAATATTGAGTGTAAAAGTGACTCAGTGAAACCTGTCAATGGAGCTGGAACGCAACAA GACAATTTGGAATCTACAGAAAAGCTCCTCCAACCATTCCCTCCAACAATT GAACCTCCTGAACAAGACTTTCCGTTACAAATCAACAAACAGAATGTAAGCAGTGCTCCGGTTCTCACAGCCAAAGAACCTGCTGTCTCACTTGAGATGAGTGGGAGGGAcacaagacacacagatggggaTCAACAGAAG GCAAAACCTCGCCGGCCCCTGCCTCCTCGTCCATCGTTAGAACCTAGGAGAAGCACACAGAGCAATAAATcagaaaatgaaatattgaaatctTGTGGGGATGGGTTATTTAATTTGCCAAAG GAGCGTCCTCTCTCTGCTCGAGAAAGAAGGAGACTGAGGCAATCCCAAGACCCTGCCTCCCAGTCAG GTGCTGTAAGGTCATCATATGATGTTACCACTTCCAAGGCCCAGCACTACAACATTCCAGTTTCCAATTCTGTTCCAGACTTTACTACTCAGTCCAATAAG CTTCAAAAGGATGAAGATGAGTATGCCTCTTCCACAAGCTCCACAGAGCATGCAGGAGAAGATGGCAGGGAAAG GAGAGCCGAATCCAAAGACATGCAGGATTTAGTCCACATGATGACCCAAACCTTGAGGATGGATGGTGGAAACGACGTAGACAAACATGAATGTGGCTCTACGTTGTTGCCAGAATTCAAACTTAACAGGAAGTACAGGGACACCCTTGTGCTCCACGGCAAGGCTCGACAGGAAGCGGAGAACTTGTCACTCGGTGAAATCCCAATAG GCTCCAAGTCAGGTCCAGCCAAGATCAGGAGGGCCATCGAGCTCTTGAGAACTAATGTTGTGAAGGGCCTGGGGGTCAAGCTCTTGgacaaagtcctggaaaccatggaggaggaggacgacgatAAACGAGAA CTGTGCCTTCGTCAGCAGATGGGTGATGACAAGTATCACGCTTATGCTGTGATGGTGAGACAGCTGAAATTCTTCGAGGAGGTCGCCTTCGAGGTTTAG
- the kdm5ba gene encoding lysine (K)-specific demethylase 5Ba, protein MSQPQLNEFIPPPECPVFEPSWEEFADPLAYINKIRPIAEKTGICKVRPPPEWQPPFACDVERLKFTPRIQRLNELEAQTRVKLNFLDQIAKFWELQGCTLKIPHLERKILDLYQLNKLVNDEGGFDAVCRERRWTKISVKMGFAPGKAVGSHLRAHYERILYPYNLFQTGDNQPRATLTNDTKDKVYTPHDLPQRQSVQPQEICSIARRAKRMRAERGYFKSEAEEARKNRPNLRRRMGTYVTKTEMEPEPVSMSIKEETIECNVTEGCEENGSNGTASKVEQYMCLVCHNGNEEDRLLLCDGCDDSYHIFCLIPPLPEVPKGDWRCPKCLAQECGKPQVAFGFEQASRSYTLQTFGDMADSFKSDYFNMPVHMVPTELVEKEFWRLVSTIEEDVTVEYGADIASKEFGSGFPLKNSHFEVSPEDEHYLTSGWNLNNMPVLDASVLTHITADICGMKLPWLYVGMCFSSFCWHIEDHWSYSINYLHWGEPKTWYGAPGYAAEHLEGVMKKLAPELFESQPDLLHQLVTIMNPNTLMNNGVPIYRTNQCAGEFVITFPRAYHSGFNQGFNFAEAVNFCTMDWMPVGRGCVKHYRQLNRYCVFSHDEMVCNMAFKAETVDVELASAVHKEMAAMIQEEEELREKTNKMGVVQTRQVNYELLPDEERQCCKCWTTCYLSGITCVCSPGKVVCLYHAQDLCSCPLSDRILHYKFTLDELYPMMAAVKRRAESYKEWLCAVQGILEKKESHKKGLEELHSLVEQAETKGFPQTALLDQLRVVAVEADKVAVVAQQLLNGKRQTRYRSCGGKSQSQNELSVDELRSFVQQLDNLPCNIRQAPLLKDLLKRVDEFQQRSERLLSDESPNSAELQELLDLSLGLDVELAQLPLLRERLEQARWLETVKQANSRPDNLCLDTMRRLIDQGVGLAPHSSVERAMARLQELLTVSEQLEERMLGLMKASPHHNIETLDAALQEMENVPAYLPNCLQLKDAVVKAKKWLHEAEALQLGGRIPLLESLSELVLRAEGIPVRLDPLSRLEALISDVQTWKESAAKTFLLKNSPFSLLEVLCPRCDVGAGLPRSRSKKTKEGTQINKRPGVKLDSLYDVEKALSESKSSASAMATLDDVRDKEMETLLVLRASNESKLLPAENCCALSVCVCHKAPSGAMVQCELCRELFHSGCVVASADLKYGQVWLCPFCQRSRKPPLDKVLPLLASLQRIRVRLPEGDALRFLIERTVQWQHRVQQACTDGLLEEVSKMGKNRSRILQKNAFFYTEHQCVPLQGLGSELEELMVEGFLLQVTLPETEQLYTYLLYTLAPLPTQRSPCNKRTEDDELRRESTKHHKKSGGSNHSKEALSIQSKRTKRRKESSDSQHSGKAKRCCKKKSKRRRDRSEERRSSCSPTHRASEPAASASDSDEDYSLCAAPWCREPEGDELNWVQCDGSCNQWFHQVCVGLSAERAETEDYICISCTQPDFDRGD, encoded by the exons ATGAGTCAACCACAGCTGAATGAGTTCATTCCTCCCCCGGAGTGTCCTGTTTTTGAGCCCAGCTGGGAGGAATTTGCTGACCCTCTTGCGTACATCAACAAAATACGACCCATTGCAGAGAAAACTGGCATTTGTAAAGTCCGACCGCCACCG gAATGGCAGCCACCATTTGCCTGTGACGTTGAAagattgaaattcacaccccgaATTCAAAGGCTCAACGAGTTGGAG GCTCAGACGAGAGTGAAGCTGAACTTTCTGGATCAAATAGCAAAGTTTTGGGAGCTTCAAGGATGCACGCTGAAAATCCCTCACTTGGAAAGAAAGATTTTAGATCTCTACCAGCTCAACAAG CTGGTGAATGACGAGGGAGGTTTCGATGCCGTCTGCAGAGAGCGGCGCTGGACTAAAATCTCCGTCAAGATGGGTTTTGCTCCAGGCAAGGCGGTGGGCTCCCACCTGCGGGCGCACTATGAGCGGATCCTCTACCCGTATAACTTATTCCAGACCGGCGACAATCAGCCT AGAGCCACCTTGACCAACGACACGAAGGACAAGGTGTACACGCCACATGACCTCCCACAGCGCCAGTCCGTGCAGCCTCAGGAGATCTGCAGCATCGCTCGCCGTGCAAAACGGATGAGAGCTGAA AGAGGCTACTTTAAAAGCGAAGCTGAGGAGGCTCGCAAGAATCGTCCTAATCTCAGAAGGAGAATGGGAACATATGTTACCAAGACGGAGATGGAGCCGGAGCCAG TGAGCATGTCGATTAAAGAGGAGACCATAGAATGTAACGTCACAGAAGGTTGTGAAGAAAATGGGTCAAATGGCACAGCCAGTAAA GTGGAGCAATACATGTGCCTGGTGTGTCACAATGGAAATGAGGAAGACCGCCTGCTGTTGTGTGATGGCTGTGATGACAGCTACCACATCTTCTGTCTCATCCCCCCACTTCCTGAAGTTCCCAAGGGAGACTGGCGATGCCCCAAGTGCCTAGCGCAG GAATGCGGCAAACCTCAGGTCGCTTTTGGCTTTGAGCaggccagcaggagctacacccTGCAAACCTTTGGAGATATGGCTGATTCTTTTAAGTCGGATTATTTCAACATGCCCGTTCAC ATGGTTCCGACTGAGCTGGTGGAGAAGGAGTTTTGGCGTCTCGTCAGCACCATCGAAGAGGATGTGACTGTAGAATATGGAGCAGACATTGCCTCCAAGGAGTTTGGGAGTGGTTTCCCCCTGAAGAACAGCCATTTTGAAGTGTCTCCTGAGGACGAG CATTACCTAACAAGTGGCTGGAATCTCAACAACATGCCAGTGCTGGATGCCTCGGTGCTGACTCACATTACAGCCGACATCTGCGGGATGAAGTTACCTTGGCTCTATGTGGGCATGTGCTTCTCCTCCTTCTGCTGGCATATTGAGGACCACTGGAGCTACTCGATCAACTACTTGCACTG GGGTGAGCCGAAGACCTGGTATGGGGCGCCGGGTTACGCCGCAGAGCACTTGGAGGGGGTCATGAAAAAACTCGCTCCTGAGCTGTTTGAGTCACAGCCAGACCTTCTCCATCAGCTCGTCACCATCATGAATCCTAACACGCTGATGAACAACGGCGTCCCG ATCTATCGCACAAACCAATGTGCGGGGGAGTTTGTCATCACGTTCCCCAGAGCGTACCACAGCGGATTCAACCAAGGTTTCAACTTTGCTGAAGCGGTTAACTTCTGCACCATGGACTGG ATGCCTGTTGGGCGAGGCTGTGTGAAACACTACCGCCAGTTGAACCGGTATTGCGTCTTTTCCCACGACGAAATGGTCTGCAACATGGCCTTCAAGGCAGAAACGGTGGATGTGGAACTGGCGTCCGCCGTGCACAAGGAGATGGCCGCCATGATCCAAGAAGAAGAGGAGCTTAGAGAGAAGACCAACAAGATG GGTGTGGTGCAAACCCGTCAAGTCAATTATGAGCTGCTCCCTGATGAGGAGCGTCAGTGCTGCAAGTGTTGGACCACCTGCTACCTGTCTGGCATCACTTGTGTCTGCAGTCCCGGCAAGGTGGTCTGCCTGTACCACGCCCAGGACTTGTGCTCCTGTCCACTGAGCGACCGAATACTCCA tTACAAATTTACACTGGATGAGTTATACCCTATGATGGCAGCTGTGAAGCGGCGTGCAGAGTCCTATAAGGAATGGCTGTGTGCTGTGCAGGGCATTCTGGAGAAGAAAGAAAGCCACAAGAAAG GTCTGGAAGAGCTTCACAGCCTGGTGGAGCAGGCTGAGACAAAAGGGTTCCCACAAACCGCCCTCTTGGACCAGCTGCGTGTTGTTGCTGTAGAAGCTGATAAAGTCGCTGTGGTGGCCCAACAACTTCTCAATGGGAAGAGGCAGACGAG GTATCGTTCTTGTGGGGGGAAGTCTCAAAGCCAGAACGAGTTGAGTGTGGATGAGCTTCGATCGTTTGTACAACAGTTGGACAACCTGCCATGCAATATCAGACAAGCACCTTTACTGAAG GACCTGCTGAAAAGGGTCGATGAATTCCAACAGCGCAGCGAAAGGCTTCTCTCTGATGAGTCTCCTAACTCGGCCGAGCTTCAGGAGCTGCTGGATCTGAGCCTGGGCCTTGACGTAGAGCTCGCCCAGTTGCCTCTGCTCAGGGAGAGGCTGGAGCAGGCCCGCTGGCTGGAGACGGTGAAGCAAGCCAACAGCAGGCCGGACAACCTCTGCCTGGACACCATGAGGAGGCTGATCGACCAAGGGGTCGGGTTAGCGCCACACAGCTCTGTGGAAAGAGCCATGGCACGTCTGCAGGAGCTCCTGACGGTGTCTGAGCAGTTGGAGGAGCGGATGCTCGGCCTCATGAAAGCCAG TCCCCATCACAATATAGAAACCCTTGATGCCGCTTTACAAGAAATGGAAAATGTCCCCGCCTATCTGCCAAACTGCCTGCAGCTGAAGGATGCAGTGGTCAAAGCCAAGAAATGGCTTCATGAAGCTGAAGCCCTGCAG CTCGGGGGACGTATACCCCTGCTCGAAAGCCTCTCTGAGCTGGTTCTCAGAGCAGAGGGCATTCCAGTGAGACTCGACCCTCTCAGTCGATTGGAAGCTCTAATTAGTGACGTGCAGACATGGAAGGAAAGCGCAGCGAAAACATTCCTGCTCAAAAACTCACCCTTTTCGCTTTTGGAG GTTCTGTGCCCAAGGTGTGACGTAGGAGCTGGGCTTCCTAGGTCAAGATCTaagaaaacaaaagagggaACACAGATCAATAAGAGACCCGGCGTAAAGCTGGACTCGCTCTATGATGTGGAGAAGGCTCTTTCGGAAAGCAAAAGCTCCGCCTCTGCT ATGGCCACCCTCGATGATGTCCGTGACAAGGAGATGGAAACCTTGTTGGTGTTGAGGGCTTCAAACGAGTCCAAGCTTCTTCCTGCTGAGAACTGTTGTGCACTTAGCGTTTGTGTTTGCCATAAGGCGCCCTCGGGGGCCATGGTGCAATGCGAACTCTGTCGCGAGCTTTTCCACAGTGGGTGCGTCGTAGCAAGCGCCGACCTCAAATACGGCCAAGTCTGGCTTTGCCCCTTTTGCCAGCGTTCAAGGAAGCCACCCCTGGACAAAGTCTTGCCTCTGTTGGCATCACTGCAGAGGATTCGGGTCCGATTGCCCGAAGGAGACGCGCTGCGCTTCCTCATCGAGCGGACGGTGCAATGGCAGCACAGAGTTCAGCAGGCCTGTACAGATGGACTGCTGGAGGAAGTGTCAAAAATG GGGAAGAACAGATCAAGAATATTGCAAAAGAATGCCTTTTTTTATACAGAACATCAGTGCGTTCCACTGCAGG GACTTGGCTCTGAGCTGGAGGAGCTGATGGTGGAGGGGTTCCTCCTGCAGGTCACCCTTCCAGAGACTGAGCAACTTTATACATACCTGCTGTACACTCTGGCTCCTCTGCCCACTCAGAGATCTCCTTGTAACAAAAGGACAGAAGATGATGAGCTGCGGAGAGAGAGTACGAAACACCATAAAAAG AGTGGAGGCTCAAATCACAGTAAAGAGGCGCTGAGCATTCAGAGCAAAAGGACCAAGCGACGCAAGGAAAGCTCTGATTCTCAGCACTCCGGGAAGGCCAAGAGGTGTTGCAAAAAGAAGTCTAAGAGGAGACGTGACCGGAGCGAAGAAAGAAGGAGTAGTTGCTCCCCCACACACAGAGCGTCAGAACCTGCTGCATCCGCGTCCGATTCGGATGAGGATTATTCGTTGTGCGCCGCGCCGTGGTGCAGAGAGCCGGAAGGAGATGAG TTAAACTGGGTCCAATGCGATGGCAGCTGCAATCAGTGGTTCCACCAGGTCTGCGTGGGACTGTCTGCCGAGCGTGCCGAGACGGAAGACTATATTTGCATAAGCTGCACACAGCCGGACTTTGACCGAGGGGACTGA